ACCTCGACACGTTCGCGATTTTTCCCTGGTACCACAAGGAGGAGGGGGTCGGGCGGCTGATCTGCGACGTCCACAACCCGGACGGCAGCGCGTTCGCCGGCTGCCCGCGCCTCACCCTGAAAAGGCAGATGGACAAGGCCGCCGCGCTCGGCTACACGATGGTCACGGGACCGGAAGCCGAGTTCTTCCTCTTCCGCCGCGGCCCCGACGGAAGCCCGGTGATCGACACGCACGACGAGGGCGCGTACTTCGACCTGACGCCCGTCGATCGCGGAGAGGACGCCCGCCGGGACATCGTCGTCGCCCTCGAGCAGATGGGCTTCGAGGTGGAAGCCGCGCACCACGAAGTCGCGCCGGGGCAGCACGAGATCGATTTCAAATACGCCGACGCCGTCACGACCGCCGACCGCGTTTCCACCTTCCGCTTCATCGTCAAGAAAGTCGCCCTCGACCACGGCCTCCACGCCACGTTCATGCCGAAGCCGATCTTCGGGGTCAACGGCTCGGGGATGCACGTCCACCAGTCGTTCCTCGACTCGAAGGGAAACAACGCGTTCTTCGACCCGAAGGCGAAGTGGGAGCTCTCGAAGACCGCCCTTCATTACACCGGCGGGATCCTGCGGCACGCGACGGCCTTCGTCGCCGTGACGAACCCGCTCGTCAACTCCTACAAGCGGCTGGTGCCCGGCTACGAGGCGCCGGTCAACGTCGCCTGGTCGATGCGCAACCGCTCGCCGATGATCCGGGTGCCCGCCCGCCGCGGCATGGGGACGCGCATCGAGGTC
The nucleotide sequence above comes from Thermoanaerobaculia bacterium. Encoded proteins:
- the glnA gene encoding type I glutamate--ammonia ligase, whose translation is MAKGNGGKGGKVLKFDAAGPGLTRSEILKVCERENVRFMRLQFTDILGIIKNVEIPRSQFAKALDGEIQFDGSSIEGFTRIEESDMNLVPDLDTFAIFPWYHKEEGVGRLICDVHNPDGSAFAGCPRLTLKRQMDKAAALGYTMVTGPEAEFFLFRRGPDGSPVIDTHDEGAYFDLTPVDRGEDARRDIVVALEQMGFEVEAAHHEVAPGQHEIDFKYADAVTTADRVSTFRFIVKKVALDHGLHATFMPKPIFGVNGSGMHVHQSFLDSKGNNAFFDPKAKWELSKTALHYTGGILRHATAFVAVTNPLVNSYKRLVPGYEAPVNVAWSMRNRSPMIRVPARRGMGTRIEVRMPDPSCNPYLAFGAMLASGMDGVKQRMDPGEPIDRNIFEMSQREKRRLKIDELPANLSEACDNLEKDSVVKDFLGEHILTHFLEAKRSEWAEYISKVQPWETERYLDKY